The following coding sequences lie in one Zea mays cultivar B73 unplaced genomic scaffold, Zm-B73-REFERENCE-NAM-5.0 scaffold_45, whole genome shotgun sequence genomic window:
- the LOC118475434 gene encoding photosystem I P700 chlorophyll a apoprotein A2: MELRFPRFSQGLAQDPTTRRIWFGIATAHDFESHDDITEERLYQNIFASHFGQLAIIFLWTSGNLFHVAWQGNFESWIQDPLHVRPIAHAIWDPHFGQPAVEAFTRGGAAGPVNIAYSGVYQWWYTIGLRTNEDLYTGALFLLFLSTLSLIGGWLHLQPKWKPSLSWFKNAESRLNHHLSGLFGVSSLAWTGHLVHVAIPGSRGEYVRWNNFLDVLPYPQGLGPLLTGQWNLYAQNPDSSNHLFGTTQGAGTAILTLLGGFHPQTQSLWLTDIAHHHLAIAFIFLIAGHMYRTNFGIGHSIKDLLEAHTPPGGRLGRGHKGLYDTINNSIHFQLGLALASLGVITSLVAQHMYSLPAYAFIAQDFTTQAALYTHHQYIAGFIMTGAFAHGAIFFIRDYNPEQNEDNVLARMLDHKEAIISHLSWASLFLGFHTLGLYVHNDVMLAFGTPEKQILIEPIFAQWIQSAHGKTTYGFDILLSSTNGPAFNAGRNIWLPGWLNAVNENSNSLFLTIGPGDFLVHHAIALGLHTTTLILVKGALDARGSKLMPDKKDFGYSFPCDGPGRGGTCDISAWDAFYLAVFWMLNTIGWVTFYWHWKHITLWQGNVSQFNESSTYLMGWLRDYLWLNSSQLINGYNPFGMNSLSVWAWMFLFGHLVWATGFMFLISWRGYWQELIETLAWAHERTPLANLIRWRDKPVALSIVQARLVGLAHFSVGYIFTYAAFLIASTSGKFG; this comes from the coding sequence ATGGAATTAAGATTTCCCAGGTTTAGCCAAGGCTTAGCTCAGGACCCCACTACTCGTCGTATTTGGTTTGGTATTGCTACCGCACATGATTTCGAAAGTCATGATGATATTACTGAGGAACGTCTTTATCAGAACATTTTTGCTTCTCACTTTGGGCAGTTAGCAATAATCTTTCTATGGACGTCCGGAAATCTGTTTCATGTAGCTTGGCAAGGAAATTTTGAATCATGGATACAGGATCCTTTACACGTAAGACCTATTGCTCATGCCATTTGGGATCCTCATTTTGGGCAACCCGCTGTGGAAGCCTTTACTCGAGGAGGTGCTGCCGGTCCAGTGAATATCGCTTATTCTGGGGTTTATCAGTGGTGGTATACAATTGGATTGCGCACCAATGAAGATCTTTATACTGGAGCTCTTTTTCTATTATTTCTTTCTACGCTATCCTTAATAGGGGGTTGGTTACATCTACAACCCAAATGGAAGCCAAGCCTTTCGTGGTTCAAAAACGCCGAATCTCGTCTGAATCATCATTTGTCAGGACTTTTCGGAGTAAGTTCTTTGGCTTGGACAGGACATTTAGTTCATGTTGCTATTCCCGGATCCAGGGGGGAGTACGTTCGATGGAATAATTTCTTAGATGTATTACCCTATCCCCAGGGGTTGGGTCCCCTTCTGACGGGTCAGTGGAATCTTTATGCCCAAAATCCTGATTCGAGTAATCATTTATTTGGTACCACTCAAGGAGCGGGAACTGCCATTCTGACCCTTCTTGGGGGATTCCATCCACAAACACAAAGTTTGTGGCTGACCGATATTGCTCATCATCATTTAGCTATTGCATTTATTTTTCTCATTGCCGGTCATATGTATCGAACTAACTTCGGAATTGGGCACAGTATCAAAGATCTTTTAGAAGCACATACTCCTCCGGGGGGTCGATTAGGACGTGGGCATAAAGGCCTTTATGATACAATCAATAATTCGATTCATTTTCAATTAGGCCTTGCTCTAGCTTCCTTAGGGGTTATTACTTCCTTAGTAGCTCAACATATGTACTCTTTACCTGCTTATGCATTCATAGCACAAGACTTTACTACTCAAGCTGCTTTATATACTCATCACCAATACATTGCAGGGTTCATCATGACAGGGGCTTTTGCTCATGGAGCTATTTTTTTCATTAGGGATTACAATCCGGAACAGAATGAAGATAATGTATTGGCAAGAATGTTAGACCATAAGGAAGCTATCATATCTCATTTAAGTTGGGCTAGCCTCTTCCTAGGATTCCATACCTTGGGCCTTTATGTTCATAACGACGTTATGCTTGCTTTTGGTACTCCAGAAAAGCAAATCTTGATTGAACCTATATTTGCCCAATGGATACAATCTGCTCATGGTAAGACGACATATGGGTTCGATATACTCTTATCTTCAACGAATGGCCCCGCTTTCAATGCAGGTCGAAACATATGGTTGCCCGGATGGTTGAATGCTGTTAATGAGAATAGTAATTCGCTTTTCTTAACAATAGGACCTGGGGATTTCTTGGTTCATCATGCTATTGCTCTAGGTTTGCATACAACTACATTGATTTTAGTAAAGGGTGCTTTAGATGCACGCGGTTCCAAATTAATGCCGGATAAAAAGGATTTCGGGTATAGTTTTCCTTGCGACGGCCCAGGGCGCGGCGGTACTTGTGATATTTCTGCTTGGGACGCGTTTTATTTGGCAGTTTTCTGGATGTTAAATACCATTGGATGGGTTACTTTTTATTGGCATTGGAAACACATTACATTATGGCAGGGCAACGTTTCACAATTTAATGAATCCTCCACTTATTTGATGGGATGGTTAAGAGATTACCTATGGTTAAACTCTTCACAACTTATTAATGGATATAATCCTTTTGGGATGAATAGTTTATCAGTATGGGCTTGGATGTTCTTATTTGGACATCTTGTTTGGGCTACAGGATTTATGTTCTTAATTTCCTGGCGTGGATATTGGCAGGAATTAATTGAGACTTTAGCATGGGCTCATGAACGGACACCTTTGGCTAATTTAATTCGCTGGAGAGATAAGCCCGTGGCTCTTTCCATTGTGCAAGCAAGATTGGTCGGATTAGCCCACTTTTCCGTGGGTTATATATTCACTTATGCAGCTTTCTTGATTGCCTCAACATCAGGCAAGTTTGGTTAA
- the LOC109943317 gene encoding photosystem I assembly protein Ycf3, with protein MPRSRINGNFIDKTSSIVANILLQIIPTTSGEKRAFTYYRDGMLAQSEGNYAEALQNYYEATRLEIDPYDRSYILYNIGLIHTSNGEHTKALEYYFRALERNPFLPQAFNNMAVICHYRGEQAILQGDSEIAEAWFDQAAEYWKQAIALTPGNYIEAQNWLKITKRFEFE; from the exons ATGCCTAGATCCCGTATAAATGGAAATTTCATTGATAAGACCTCCTCGATTGTAGCCAATATTTTATTGCAAATAATTCCGACAACCTCCGGGGAAAAAAGGGCATTTACTTATTATAGAGATG GGATGTTGGCTCAATCCGAAGGAAATTATGCGGAAGCTTTGCAGAATTATTATGAAGCTACGCGACTAGAAATTGATCCCTATGATCGAAGTTATATACTATATAACATAGGCCTTATACACACAAGCAATGGAGAGCATACAAAGGCTTTGGAATATTATTTCCGGGCGCTAGAACGAAACCCCTTCTTACCGCAAGCTTTTAATAATATGGCCGTGATCTGTCATT ACCGAGGAGAACAGGCCATTCTACAGGGCGATTCGGAAATTGCGGAAGCTTGGTTTGATCAAGCTGCTGAGTATTGGAAACAAGCTATAGCGCTTACTCCAGGAAATTATATTGAAGCACAGAACTGGTTAAAGATTACGAAGCGCTTTGAATTTGAATAA